The Polaromonas sp. SP1 DNA window CAGCGCATGCGAAGAGCTGCTGGGAATGCCGTAAAACCAGGTGAGGATGTTCCAGGTGATGGCGCCAATCAGCGCACCGAACACCACGTGCGTGTCCACCACCCCCGGCATCACGATGCCCTTGCCGATGGTCGCCGCCACGCTCAGGTGGAAGATGAAATACGCCAGGAAGTTGAAGAAGGCGGCGAACAGCACCGCCTGTCCCGGCTTGAGAACGCCGGTCGACACCACGGTGGCAATCGAGTTGGCCGCGTCATGAAAGCCATTCATGAAGTCGAAAGCGATGGCCAGGAAGACCAGCAGGAACACCACCCACAGGGCGGCCTGTACGGTTTGCATGGTTCAGCCGCCCGTGATCAGGAGTTCTCGAGGACGATGCCCTCGATCAGGTTGGCGACGTCTTCGCACTTGTCGGTGATGGTTTCGAGCAGTTCGTACACCGCCTTGAGTTTGATCACTTCCCGCACGTCGGGCTCTTCGCGGAAGAGGCGGCTCATGGCCGAGCGCATCACGCGGTCGGCATCGGACTCGAGCTTGTCGATTTCTTCGCAGGTCTTGAGGGCGGCTTCGGCCGTCGCGGCGTCGCTGACCTTTTCAATCAGCGCCACGGCGTCCTTCAGGCGTTCGCAGCATTTGACGCTGAGGTCGGTCAGCCGCACGATGTCTTCGGTCATGTGGCGCACGTCGTACAGCGCCATGGTTTCGGCCGAATCCTGGATCAGGTCGGCCACGTCGTCCATGGTGTTGATGAGCTTGTGGATCTGTTCGCGGTCGATCGGCGTGATGAAGGTCTTGTGCAGCGCGCGGTTGACTTCATGCGTGATGCGGTCGGCGGCGCGCTCGGCGTGGTCGACTTCGCGGTTGAAGGATTCGCGCTTCTGGACGTCACTGTAGTTGGCGACCAGGTTCGAAAACGCATGGGCGGCTTCGACGATCCGTTCGGCATGCTGGTTGAACATCTCGAAAAAATTGCCTTCGCGGGGCAGCAATTTGCCAAACAGCATGGGGACTCCTAGGGGGAATATGTCAAATTTGTGACGTTTTTGTGACTGCCGGGAGTTTAACCGCCTGGGGATTTAGGGGTTTCTTGCTGAGGCTGCTGGCCGGGGGTTGCCCGGCGGCAACTCACTTTTCTTTTGCTTCGCCAAAAGCAAAGTAAGCAAAAGGTCACGCAGTGGGGATTCGCTCACTTCGCGAAGCGAAGTTATGCGAATACCAAAAGGCGACCCTGCTGGCTGCGTCCCTTCGCTTCGCTACGGGCAACCTGCGGTGCTCGGTCCAGACGGGGTCAAAAACAACTCGCCTTCGGCTCAAACAAGTTTTTGCCCTGATCCGTCTGGCCCTCCGCTCCTCGGCGCATCCAGAAGGGGGTGGGGACAGAAATAACAAAAACCGAAGACTCAGGCGCTACGGAAGATGAAATAGACCGCGCCCACCATGCACAGCGCTGCCCACAGGTAGTCGAGTTTGAGCGGCTCATTCAAATAGAACACCGCAAAAGGCACAAACACGCTCAGCGTGATGACTTCCTGCATGATCTTGAGCTGCCCGACGCTGTATTGGGTGAAGCCGATGCGGTTGCCGGGCACCTGCAGCAGGTATTCGAACAGCGCGATGCCCCAGCTGACGAGTGCCGCGATGTACCAGGGCGAGGTGGACAGGTTCTTGAGATGCCCGTACCAGGCAAAGGTCATGAACACGTTGGACAACAGCAGCAAGCCGATGGTTTGCGCCGAGACCGGCAGTGATTGAAGGAACTGCATCAACTAACCCTTCCTTTATTTACGCAAAACGCCCGACCAGCAGCAGCACCATGGTCAGCGTGACCAGGGCCAGCGCGGTCGACACCACAACGCTCGCAGTGATCAGCTCTTCGGCCACCTTGTAGCGCTGGGAAAACAAAAACACGTTGGCGCCGATGGGCAAAGCCGAGGCGACCACCATCACCGCCATAGGGACGCCGCTCACGCCCAGCAGGCGGCACAGAAAAAACACCAGCAGCGGATGCAGCAGATTTTTCACCCCGGCCAGGGCCAGCGCCTGGCGCCAGTGCTCGCCCACGCGGGTGTTGGCCAGCGTCACGCCGACCAGCACCAGCGCGAGCGGGCCGAAGGCGTTGGCCAGCAGTTCCAGCGGCTTGTCGATCACGGCGGGAATCGCCAAACCCGTCTGCGCAAACAGCAGGCCCGCGATGATGGGCAGCGGCACCGGGTGCAGCAGCGCGTTCTTGACAGCCATCAGCACGGTGGCTACCGGGTGGCGCGGTGCGGTCGTGACTTCGTCGTTGGTGCCCAGCTTTTGCTCGTGCGCCACGGCCAGCTCCAGCACCACGGTAGCGCTGGTCAGCAGCACCAGCGAATGCACCGACACCAGCGTGAACAGCGTCACCAGCCCCTCGGGCCCATACATGAGGCCGATCAGCGCGATGCCGATCATCACGGTGTTGGAGAAAGTATTGGCCAGCGCCAGCACCGCCGCGCGGCGGTTAAACCCCTGCAGCAGCAAGGTGCCGCCAAACAAAATGATCACGGCCAGGAAGTAGGCGAGCACGGGTTTGAAGTCCAGTTGCTCAACGCGCACCTTGCTCATGGTGCGAAACAACAGCGCCGGTGTGAGCAGCAAGAAGACCAGGTTTGACAGGTCTTTTATGGCCCCAGCCCTTATCCACTGTGCCCTGCCCGCTATAAAACCTGTAGCAATCAACAGCACGACAGGGAACAGGGACACGAAGACAAGCTGGTTCATCCGCACAATCTTAGCGTGCGGGCGGCCGGCGAGCCTGCGTGTTTTACGTAGTGGCCCCGCTTAAAAAGCGAGCTGTAAGCCCACCTTCAGGCTGCGCCCCGGCAGCGGCGCCTTCGGGAACGCCGTCGTCGTCAGCACCGATGCCGCGCTGTAGGCCAACTGGTTGGTCAGGTTGTCGACTTTGGCATACCAGAGGATGTGACTCACGCCCGCCTTCATGCGGTAGGTGGCCGCCAGGTTCCACAGCGTATAGGCCGATGTGGCGCGCTGCCCCGCTGCCACGCGGTTTTGCGCCACTGAATGGTCAAAGCCGATGCTGCTGCCCCACGGCCCGCTGGCCCAGATCAGGCTGGCGCCCAAACGTGCCGGCGCAATGCGTGGCAGCGGCTGGCCGTTGCTCAGGTTGGTGGCGCGCACCAGGTCGCCCCGCAAGGCCAGGTCCAGGCTGGAGGCGCCTTCGATCAAACGCACATTGCCGCTGGCCTCCAGCCCGACAAAGCGGGCGCGCACACCGGTGTACGCAAACTCCGGCAACAGGCTGTTGTCCGGGTTGGCATCGTCCACGCCGTCGCCGTCCAGGTCGGCCGGGTTGAGCGCGCCGTCTTCCTGGCCGTAGCTGTTGCCCGTGGCCAGCAGGCCGATGTAGTTTTTGAAGCGGTGCACATAGGCATTCGCGCTGAAGCTGTTGGCGCCGGACTTCCAGTTGGCGCCTATGTCCAGGCTGGTTGACTTTTCCTTGCCCAGCGTGGGGTCGCCGGTTTCCCAGGCCTTGGTGGCCACGTGCGGGCCTTGCGCAAAGAGTTCATAGTCCTTAGGCGCGCGCTCGGTGTAGGCGAGGTTGCTGGTGACTTGCCAGCCCGGCGCTGCATTCCACAAGGCGCCCAACGCATAGCTGTGCGGCGTGAAGTCGCGCGTCAACGACGCAAAGCGCGCCACCAGCGGGTTGCCCAGCGACTCCACCTTCACCGACTCCAGCCGCCCGCCAAAGCTCAGCTTGCCCCAGCTCGTGGCGTATTCCTCATACGCAAACACCGCGTTCTGCGAGGTCTTGCTGTAGGGCGCAAACGCCTCGGCGCCGTCGGCCGAAAATTTGTTGTTCTCGGCCAGGAAGCCGATCACGCCTTCAAGATTGCCCAGGCGGGCATGGCGCGCCTCCAGCCGGAAGTCGCTGCCCTTGTTCTTGAACACCGTGCCGGGGTTGGGCCCTTCGAATTCGGTGTGCTGGTAGTCGGTGTGGCTCAACTGGCCCTTCACGCTCTGGATAAAACCACCCAGGTTGCGCATTTCGCCTTCCAGCGCCGCGCGATTGGACTTCATGTCGATGGTCACGTCGTCTTCGGCCACCGTGCCGTAATTGCTGCGATACGTGCTGACGGACGCGCCGAGGTAGCCATGGTCAAAAAACACCGAGCCGCCGGCCGAGCCGCCGCGCACCTTGCTGTCTGAATTGCAGATGCGGTGGGTGATCGTATTGACGCCGCCCTTGCTGCAGGCCAGGTCGGTGGGCACTTTGACGTCGCCGGTCTCGCGGTTGAACACATCCACGTGCAGGGCGTAGCGCTTGTTGCCGCCTTCCAGCAGAACGCCGCTGCTTCTCTCGCGGTTGCCGGTGGCCAGGCCCAGGTCGACCTTGCCGCCTATGCCGCCTTTCTCGTCAAACAGCGGCTCCCGCGGGATGCGGTTGTCGATCACGTTGACCACGCCGCCCACCGCGCTGCCGCCGTACAGCAAAGCGCCGGGGCCGCGCAAGACTTCGATGCGCTCGATGCTGATCGGGTCGCTCGTGACGGCGTGGTCGTAACTCAGGCTGGACGCATCGAGCGTCGCGCCGCCGTTGCCCAGAATGCGGATGCGGTCGCCGTCCAGGCCGCGGATGATGGGCCGGCTGGCGTTGGGACCAAAGTAGGTGCTGCTCACGCCCGGCACGCCGTCCAGCGTTTCACCCAGCGTGGTTTTAGAGCGCAATAGCAGTCCAGCCCCCGAATACTGTGCGGCAGGCGCTATCAAATCAGTAGCGCCCAGCGGGTTGCCGGTGACGGTGACTTCTTTCAGGCTGGGGGCGGGCGCGGGTGCCGGTGCGGTGGTCTGGGCATTGGCCAGGCCGCAGGAAAGCGTTGCCGCAGCGCAAAGCGCGCGGCTGATAAAAGGTGGTTTCATGATGACTCGCTGAATCGGGGAGCCGAAAAAATCGGCAAAAGCAAAGCTGCGCCCGGCCTGCTGGCCAGCGCGTAGCAACCTTGGAAAAATCAGCGAGTGGAAGGCGGGCCGCGCGCGTCAAACAACGCTGCCCAGCGGGCGAGTGCTTCGCCGCGGGAGATATCGAATGCCACCGTGCACAGCACCAGCGGCAAACTCAGCATGGGCAGAACGGGGGCTGCGTGGCCCTGGCTGGCTTGATCGAAAAGGCGGCAATCCGAATCGCCGCCGTGGGAAGAAAACAGCGACGCCAGCCAGTCGCCGTGCTCATCGTTTGCCGTGGATAAGTGATCGTGGTCGTGATGAACCTGCGCAAGGTGCGCAACCGTCGCCTTGTCATGCCGATGCGCCTGCGGCCCATGCACCACACCATGCATCAGCCCCAGCAGTTGCGCCAGCAGCAGCGCGGCTGCCAGCAGCCAGACCAGTGCAAAGCCGGCGCGCTTGGGGGCGCTCACAAAACCCAGCGAAGCGGTCCTGGTTAGGAGCCTGGGCAGCGGCAAGCGGGGCCTGCGCCGGCGCGCTGCCAGGGCTAGGCAAGGCGCCAGTGAGGCCGTGTGGTCAGCCACACAACGATCTGGCAACGCCGCATAGGCCTGACAGCGCACCGGCCCGAAGGGTTGAGCCTGAAAGGGGCGCATGCGGCGTTGCAAATGCTCGCCGGGTATCAACCCGGCTGCGCTTTGCGCCTTGCCTGCGCCCCTTTCAGGCTCAACGCAGACCCCGCTTGCCGCTGCCCAGGCTCCTAAGCGCGTCGCCGCAGACAGTGCTACAGCACGGCAAGGCGGCGCAACAACGCCAGGAGGGTTTTGTGAGCGCCCCCGCTTACTTGACGCTGGTGGCATCCGTAATCCGGTAATACAGCCCGTAAGAATCGTCGTTCAGCACCAGGAAGCGCCCCTCCACCACCACCGGCTCCATGCTGTATTTCACCGGCGTTTTGGTTTTGACTTCGACCATGCTTTCAGGCCCGCCGGGCAGGCAGAAGGCGCAGGTCAGCGGCACCGACGAGAGCAAAAAATGCTTTTGCTTTTCGCCCGGGTCCAGCGGCATCATGAAGCCCTGGATGCGCTGCGTCTTCTGGTTCAGCGCCATCTGCTCGAGGTTGAAGACCGGCAGAATGCGGTTCTTTTCGGTTTTGGTTTTCACCGCCGTCAGCACCGACCAGGGCACCACGTCCGTACGCGCCGCCAGCGGCGGAAACGGGCTGTTGGCGCCATGCACACCCGCACCCTGCCCCACCGGCAAATCAAAACCCGGCGCGGTAGCGCCCGGCTTTGCACCAGCGGGCGCCGGTGCAATCGGTGACGACAGCGTTTGCGCCTGCAGGCCGGCAACCGCCAGCAACGCGCCGCAGGCCAGTGCCTGCTTCAGGCCACTGACATTGACTATGTGTGCGTGAAGAGATGTCATGCGGTGCTCCGAAAGGAAAGGGACAGCCGTCTCAGTGGACGTGTTTCATCCCGCAGTATTTACCGACCGCCAGCCCTTTGCAAGCGGCCTGCAATTCCTTCATGCAGACGTCTTCTTTCTTGCCGGACTCCAGGCATTTTGCCGCGCCTTCGTGCGCGGTGGCCAGGGCGCGGTGGCGCTGGACGTCTTCCTTGGTTTCCTTGTCGGTGTGCTGCGCGTGGGCCAGGGAAAAGGTCGCGCTCAGCGCCAGGGCGGCAAAGGCGGCCAGGATGGGCGAGACGGTGAGGAATTTTTTGACGGAACGATGGCTTGTCATAACGGGATTACCTTGATTGGAGAAGTTCAAACACACTGACCCGGTAGGCCTCCCAGGCGGGCAGCAGCGCAGACGCCAGCGCCACCCCGAAAGCCAGTACCGGCACACTCACCAGTTCGACCGGCCACGACAGCGCACCGATCAACACGGATTTTTCAAGCTGCAGCGCCCAGGCCAGCAGCGCCGTCAGGCCCTGGCCGGCCAGCACGCCCAGCAGGGTCGCCAGCAACGCCAGCCACAAGGCCTCGCACAACAGCAGGCCGGCCACCTTGGCGGGCGGTGCGCCCAGCATGCGCAGCAGCGCCAGGTCGGCCCGGCGCTCGCGCACGGCGCCCCACAGCGCGATAAACACACTCAGGCCCGCCGTCAGCAGCAACACCCCGGCCAGCGCGCGCAGCACATCGGTGCCCACGCCCACCATGCTCAGGAGGCGTGTGATCTCCAGCGCCGGTGCGGCGGCCTGCATCTCGGTGCTGCTGTTGATGTAGCGCGGAAACGTCACCGCCGCCAGCGGCGATTTGTATTGAATGAGCGCCAGCGTGATTTCGCGGTCTTCTTCCAGCACCTTGCGGTCGTCGTCGTCCAGCGCGGTGTCGGTCTCATGCACCTGCCAGACGGACTCGGTGGCCGTCAGCACCAGGCGGTCGAGCACGGTGTGGCTGTCGGCCAGGATGCCCGACACCACATAGGGGCTCAGCTTGTGCTCTTCGCCGCCTCCACCATTTCCACCCAGGCCGTGCGTGCCGGCAAAGCTGTCGCCCACTTTGATACCGGTTTGCCGCGCCACCTGCGCGCCGACCACCGCCTGCATGGGCCGGGCCCACAGCGTGCCCTGCGCCAGTTGCGCGTCGTAGTGGCTGATGTAGTCGGGTGTGGTGCCCACGATGCGGTAGCCGCGAAAGCTGTCGCCCAGGCTGATCGGGATGATCCTGGCCACCTGCGGATTCGCCTCGAGTGCCTTCACCGCCGCCAGCGGCACATTGCCCGTCGGCGCGTCGAGGTGAAACACGCCCGACAGAATCAGCTGCATCGGGCTGCCCTTGGCACCCACCACCACGTCGATGCCGGCGACGTCGCGCTCAAAGGCCTGGCTGATCTGGTGGCTGACCAGCAGCAAGAAGGTAATTGATGCCAGCCCGAGGCTGAGCAGCAATAAATTCAGCGCCGCCGCCAGAGGCCGCGACCACAGGTAACGCCAGGCAAATGCTATCGTTTTCATAGCGAACTACCCATGATCTGTATGGACTGCAGGCCTTTTTTATCCTTAAAGAACTCAGCCACGCGCGCATCGTGCGTGGCAATCACCAGCGTGGCGCCCTCCCGGCTGGCCGCGGCTTGCAGCAGGCCGAGCGAGGCACGCGCCGCATCGTCATCCAGGCTGGCCGTCGGCTCGTCCGCCAGGATCACGCGGGGCTTGAGCAGCACCGCCCGCGCCAGCGCTACGCGCTGCGCCTGCCCGCCGGAGAGTTGTGAAGGTTTGCGTCCTGCCAGCGCCCGCACATCCAGCGCGTCCAGCGCCTCGGCAATGCGGCCCTCATCGGCCGGCTGGCCGGCTGCCCACTGCGCCATGGCCAGGTTGCCATGCACCGTCAGCGCCGCACTGAGATGCAGTTTTTGCGGCAAAAAGCCGATGGCCTGCGCGCGCCAGGCATCGCCCGCACGCGCGCCCAGTGCCTTGATGGACTGTCCCGCCACCGTGATGTCGCCTTCCGCCGGCGCCAGCAAACCGGCGGCCAGCGCCAGCCAGGTCGACTTGCCCGAGCCCGATGCG harbors:
- a CDS encoding DMT family protein — protein: MQFLQSLPVSAQTIGLLLLSNVFMTFAWYGHLKNLSTSPWYIAALVSWGIALFEYLLQVPGNRIGFTQYSVGQLKIMQEVITLSVFVPFAVFYLNEPLKLDYLWAALCMVGAVYFIFRSA
- a CDS encoding DUF47 domain-containing protein is translated as MLFGKLLPREGNFFEMFNQHAERIVEAAHAFSNLVANYSDVQKRESFNREVDHAERAADRITHEVNRALHKTFITPIDREQIHKLINTMDDVADLIQDSAETMALYDVRHMTEDIVRLTDLSVKCCERLKDAVALIEKVSDAATAEAALKTCEEIDKLESDADRVMRSAMSRLFREEPDVREVIKLKAVYELLETITDKCEDVANLIEGIVLENS
- a CDS encoding ABC transporter ATP-binding protein, translated to MISTRQLAYRYANGPTLRFADVDVAQGGTLLLRGASGSGKSTWLALAAGLLAPAEGDITVAGQSIKALGARAGDAWRAQAIGFLPQKLHLSAALTVHGNLAMAQWAAGQPADEGRIAEALDALDVRALAGRKPSQLSGGQAQRVALARAVLLKPRVILADEPTASLDDDAARASLGLLQAAASREGATLVIATHDARVAEFFKDKKGLQSIQIMGSSL
- a CDS encoding ABC transporter permease, whose amino-acid sequence is MKTIAFAWRYLWSRPLAAALNLLLLSLGLASITFLLLVSHQISQAFERDVAGIDVVVGAKGSPMQLILSGVFHLDAPTGNVPLAAVKALEANPQVARIIPISLGDSFRGYRIVGTTPDYISHYDAQLAQGTLWARPMQAVVGAQVARQTGIKVGDSFAGTHGLGGNGGGGEEHKLSPYVVSGILADSHTVLDRLVLTATESVWQVHETDTALDDDDRKVLEEDREITLALIQYKSPLAAVTFPRYINSSTEMQAAAPALEITRLLSMVGVGTDVLRALAGVLLLTAGLSVFIALWGAVRERRADLALLRMLGAPPAKVAGLLLCEALWLALLATLLGVLAGQGLTALLAWALQLEKSVLIGALSWPVELVSVPVLAFGVALASALLPAWEAYRVSVFELLQSR
- a CDS encoding TonB-dependent receptor — translated: MKPPFISRALCAAATLSCGLANAQTTAPAPAPAPSLKEVTVTGNPLGATDLIAPAAQYSGAGLLLRSKTTLGETLDGVPGVSSTYFGPNASRPIIRGLDGDRIRILGNGGATLDASSLSYDHAVTSDPISIERIEVLRGPGALLYGGSAVGGVVNVIDNRIPREPLFDEKGGIGGKVDLGLATGNRERSSGVLLEGGNKRYALHVDVFNRETGDVKVPTDLACSKGGVNTITHRICNSDSKVRGGSAGGSVFFDHGYLGASVSTYRSNYGTVAEDDVTIDMKSNRAALEGEMRNLGGFIQSVKGQLSHTDYQHTEFEGPNPGTVFKNKGSDFRLEARHARLGNLEGVIGFLAENNKFSADGAEAFAPYSKTSQNAVFAYEEYATSWGKLSFGGRLESVKVESLGNPLVARFASLTRDFTPHSYALGALWNAAPGWQVTSNLAYTERAPKDYELFAQGPHVATKAWETGDPTLGKEKSTSLDIGANWKSGANSFSANAYVHRFKNYIGLLATGNSYGQEDGALNPADLDGDGVDDANPDNSLLPEFAYTGVRARFVGLEASGNVRLIEGASSLDLALRGDLVRATNLSNGQPLPRIAPARLGASLIWASGPWGSSIGFDHSVAQNRVAAGQRATSAYTLWNLAATYRMKAGVSHILWYAKVDNLTNQLAYSAASVLTTTAFPKAPLPGRSLKVGLQLAF
- a CDS encoding DUF3299 domain-containing protein; translated protein: MTSLHAHIVNVSGLKQALACGALLAVAGLQAQTLSSPIAPAPAGAKPGATAPGFDLPVGQGAGVHGANSPFPPLAARTDVVPWSVLTAVKTKTEKNRILPVFNLEQMALNQKTQRIQGFMMPLDPGEKQKHFLLSSVPLTCAFCLPGGPESMVEVKTKTPVKYSMEPVVVEGRFLVLNDDSYGLYYRITDATSVK
- a CDS encoding AEC family transporter; translated protein: MNQLVFVSLFPVVLLIATGFIAGRAQWIRAGAIKDLSNLVFLLLTPALLFRTMSKVRVEQLDFKPVLAYFLAVIILFGGTLLLQGFNRRAAVLALANTFSNTVMIGIALIGLMYGPEGLVTLFTLVSVHSLVLLTSATVVLELAVAHEQKLGTNDEVTTAPRHPVATVLMAVKNALLHPVPLPIIAGLLFAQTGLAIPAVIDKPLELLANAFGPLALVLVGVTLANTRVGEHWRQALALAGVKNLLHPLLVFFLCRLLGVSGVPMAVMVVASALPIGANVFLFSQRYKVAEELITASVVVSTALALVTLTMVLLLVGRFA